In one window of Verrucomicrobiota bacterium DNA:
- a CDS encoding RES family NAD+ phosphorylase: MAIKVHPEFDEIEQAIQKLAKKGKPFSAVCYRCTEPQFADQIISGLGSQLHGARWTPKNSFPAVYLCETVEAALQEYWARGRRMNLPDHKSLPMVMAWIKVKTASLLDTTDAEVAAAINPFLDTDKIHWRAIQDRREAASQAIGRAIHEVCFSGLIAASQASPGSKNIIIFPKKLKAPEMLSDPNLKPLD, encoded by the coding sequence ATGGCGATTAAAGTGCATCCAGAGTTTGACGAGATAGAGCAAGCGATTCAGAAGCTCGCGAAAAAGGGCAAACCATTTTCGGCAGTCTGCTATCGTTGCACCGAACCGCAATTCGCTGACCAAATCATTTCCGGTTTGGGCAGTCAACTACATGGTGCGCGGTGGACTCCCAAGAATTCCTTTCCCGCTGTTTATCTGTGCGAGACGGTCGAAGCCGCACTACAGGAGTATTGGGCACGCGGGCGACGAATGAATCTTCCAGATCACAAATCTCTGCCGATGGTCATGGCGTGGATCAAGGTGAAGACCGCGAGTCTGCTGGACACGACTGACGCTGAAGTCGCAGCAGCCATCAACCCCTTCCTCGATACGGACAAAATCCACTGGCGTGCTATTCAAGACCGGCGGGAAGCCGCTTCTCAGGCGATTGGCCGGGCAATTCATGAAGTTTGCTTTTCGGGACTCATCGCCGCATCCCAAGCTTCACCAGGAAGCAAAAACATCATCATTTTCCCGAAAAAGCTCAAAGCACCGGAAATGTTAAGTGATCCCAACCTGAAACCGCTGGATTGA
- a CDS encoding type IV secretion system DNA-binding domain-containing protein, with amino-acid sequence MKLDVIPFGPIMPPPDLILALRNPQYCLVAGGILLALIAAWLLFVPRSRKNCVARLGGLRWKRTQFCRGWLITGDTGSGKTSSGINQLAHQVFQNEPTWGGLCIDEKGVYWETLSAMARHYGREHDLIHLQIRSNDTDAEWTPPNRYNLTGDRSIPFTTYAKFIVDTATSLGQGGDKGFFKSQAQTHIAHALEMLFELSRPVTLLAAFELLSNRESLEEEMENLESLLETPRRVAVYAHFANRFLNQPEEQHGGVRETIGNYLQYFLTPEVAEVFCTEESTFDFATIDQGKIILTTMPQKFQTERRYVNTFLKLLYYSHALRRFDKAKAERADDNLLILWADEAQRFMTANEDGTSDYNCVDVIREAGATVVAAAQSTTSLVPPLGNDKAKVLTLNLRNRLIFRAADEADAVQAADFLGKKRVVKRSWGHSAGKHNVNYSETEEHKIKPHKLRNLRDHECVLVHCERGFKKAVLSPLEPDGTVSVWFKNRWF; translated from the coding sequence GTGAAACTCGATGTCATTCCGTTCGGTCCAATAATGCCGCCGCCAGACCTCATTCTCGCATTGAGGAATCCGCAATACTGCTTGGTCGCGGGCGGCATTCTGCTGGCGCTCATCGCAGCCTGGCTCTTGTTCGTTCCGCGTAGCCGCAAAAACTGCGTTGCCCGACTCGGTGGTTTGAGATGGAAGCGGACTCAATTTTGTCGCGGCTGGCTCATCACCGGCGACACCGGCTCTGGCAAGACCAGTTCCGGGATCAATCAGCTTGCCCACCAGGTCTTTCAGAACGAGCCGACATGGGGTGGACTTTGCATTGATGAAAAGGGCGTGTATTGGGAAACCCTTTCAGCGATGGCTCGACACTACGGGCGCGAGCACGACCTGATTCACTTGCAAATCCGCTCGAATGACACCGACGCGGAATGGACGCCGCCAAATCGTTACAACTTGACCGGCGACCGCAGCATCCCTTTCACGACCTACGCCAAATTCATCGTGGACACCGCCACGAGTCTCGGCCAAGGCGGAGACAAAGGCTTTTTCAAGAGCCAGGCGCAAACCCACATCGCCCACGCGCTCGAAATGCTCTTCGAGTTGAGCCGCCCGGTGACGTTGCTCGCCGCCTTTGAGTTGTTATCCAACCGCGAAAGTCTTGAGGAAGAAATGGAAAATCTTGAATCCCTTCTCGAAACACCACGCCGCGTCGCTGTGTATGCCCATTTCGCGAACCGCTTTCTCAACCAGCCCGAGGAACAGCATGGCGGCGTCCGCGAAACGATCGGCAATTACCTTCAATACTTTTTGACCCCCGAAGTCGCCGAGGTTTTCTGCACCGAAGAAAGCACCTTCGATTTCGCCACTATCGACCAGGGCAAAATCATCCTCACGACGATGCCGCAGAAGTTTCAGACCGAGCGGCGCTACGTGAACACGTTCCTCAAGCTGCTTTACTACAGCCACGCCCTTCGTCGCTTCGACAAGGCCAAGGCCGAACGTGCTGATGACAATCTGCTCATCCTCTGGGCCGACGAAGCGCAGCGATTCATGACCGCGAACGAAGACGGGACGAGCGACTACAATTGCGTGGACGTGATCCGCGAAGCAGGCGCAACCGTTGTCGCCGCTGCGCAAAGCACAACCTCGCTTGTGCCGCCATTGGGCAATGACAAAGCCAAAGTGCTCACCTTGAACCTTCGCAACCGTCTCATCTTCCGCGCCGCCGACGAAGCCGATGCGGTTCAAGCCGCCGATTTCCTCGGCAAGAAGCGCGTGGTGAAACGCTCATGGGGCCACAGCGCCGGAAAGCACAACGTGAACTACTCCGAAACCGAGGAACACAAAATCAAACCGCACAAACTCCGCAATCTCCGCGATCACGAGTGCGTGCTTGTCCACTGCGAGCGAGGATTCAAGAAGGCAGTTCTGTCGCCACTTGAGCCGGATGGAACCGTCTCCGTTTGGTTCAAGAATCGCTGGTTCTGA
- a CDS encoding NERD domain-containing protein: MFGVLKGWFGEKLTTFGMWLRLDKNIYRRIDDIILPSGNGTTQLDHVLVSTFGIFVIETKNMQGWIFGDEKDSTWCQSIYGHKNRFQNPLRQNYRHIECLAEFLKLERRFFHSVVFFIGECEFKTPLPANVLCSALGSYITSFNTALLTHERVSETEGKLREVKATSGLTKSDHLASLNQRHASTDVCPKCGGRMVARTAKNSGKQFLGCANFPKCRHTIWPKGET, translated from the coding sequence ATGTTCGGCGTGCTTAAAGGTTGGTTCGGAGAAAAGCTGACCACATTCGGCATGTGGTTGCGCTTGGATAAAAATATCTACCGGCGCATTGATGACATCATCCTTCCGTCAGGGAACGGAACGACTCAGCTTGATCATGTTTTGGTTTCGACTTTTGGCATTTTTGTTATCGAGACGAAGAACATGCAGGGATGGATTTTTGGCGATGAGAAGGACAGCACCTGGTGTCAAAGCATCTACGGGCACAAAAATCGGTTTCAAAACCCGCTTCGCCAGAATTACCGTCACATCGAGTGTCTCGCTGAGTTCTTGAAATTGGAGCGACGGTTCTTTCACTCCGTCGTGTTCTTTATCGGAGAATGCGAATTCAAGACACCGTTGCCAGCCAATGTGCTGTGCTCGGCTTTGGGCAGCTACATCACGAGCTTCAATACCGCGCTGCTTACCCACGAGCGGGTGTCGGAAACCGAGGGCAAACTCAGGGAAGTGAAGGCCACGAGTGGCTTGACCAAGTCGGATCATCTGGCGTCATTGAACCAACGGCACGCATCCACGGATGTGTGCCCCAAATGCGGCGGGCGAATGGTTGCCCGCACAGCCAAGAACAGCGGCAAACAGTTTTTGGGTTGCGCCAACTTTCCAAAATGCCGCCACACCATCTGGCCAAAGGGAGAAACATGA
- a CDS encoding relaxase domain-containing protein, with translation MVTAKTQYNLKNAREYFEEHLCVGDYYNEGERVAGEWIGLGAERLGLSGKVRADDFLRLCENQNPSTGETLTQRLNTTRIEDGENAANRRIFFDFTFSPPKSVSIAAFVGKDERILEAHARAVNAAVREFEAFAATRVRTDGAQGDRLTGNFAAALFTHDTSRALDPHLHTHCIVFNATFDPVEYRWKALQNYELLRARKFAENAYYHELARELRGFGYQICNRARGDFQVEGVSDELCERFSKRRAEIDRALVKLLEEKPEIAGGDVMATRRLLATAERARKQRDLSRDELLTLWESQLTREERQAISRLRNQSTQSLSDGSRVSLADAVQWAEEHLFDRNSVVLECQLWQEALGRARGESFSVSELTDFTRQRGYIRDEARPGEVTLREVLLREWEIVQTAKEGVGDSWPLVTNPRPVNAQLDGEQRQALDALLSSTNAVAIFRGGAGTGKSFVLRELAEQLQHSGLRVVVLAPQRQQVVDMEKAGLPSPSTIASFLLKRELAESAVVVVDEAGQIGGRQMLELLRLARERNARVILSGDTRQHGAVEASDALLAIERHSGVRPVELHKIRRQDPALGKDSDERTRIRQYRKAVESAAAGKLSESFERLDKMGAVVACGLGTQADKLAEEYIHLAEQSASAVVVSQTWAEVHHVNSRVRDALKAKGLLGRNDTTVQALDKLDLTNAQKRDERFYPDDAVVIFNQKIREAEPGAKGKLAGIVKSGVLVEVGGRFVTVSNKMLDRISVCQLRELALAAGDRLHLKANRKLASGGRVTNGELVAVKAVRPDGAIELTDGRVLDSNFREFLPGYAVTSYGSQGKTVDYVLFSDSTIKAATNSQQWYVTISRGRRGIRIFTPDKEQLRENMTRSGHRPLALELAPRVAPRRGARLWDRLHGYMLRFGRRAADSFCRLKLSRRHHNQPTQTHEHKITRMLGERSERSRGQSRTVG, from the coding sequence GTGGTCACGGCAAAGACGCAATACAACCTCAAGAACGCGCGGGAATACTTCGAGGAACACCTCTGCGTTGGCGATTACTACAACGAAGGGGAGCGTGTGGCCGGCGAATGGATCGGGCTGGGTGCGGAACGACTCGGCTTGTCTGGCAAAGTCCGAGCCGATGACTTTCTGCGGCTGTGCGAAAATCAGAATCCCTCCACGGGTGAAACGCTGACCCAGCGACTGAACACCACGCGGATCGAGGACGGCGAGAACGCGGCCAATCGGAGGATATTCTTCGACTTTACGTTTTCACCGCCGAAGTCGGTGTCCATCGCGGCGTTCGTCGGCAAAGACGAACGGATTCTGGAAGCACATGCGCGAGCCGTAAACGCGGCAGTCCGGGAATTCGAGGCGTTCGCAGCGACTCGGGTTCGGACAGATGGCGCTCAGGGCGACCGGTTGACGGGCAACTTTGCGGCGGCGCTGTTCACTCACGACACGTCTCGCGCTCTTGATCCGCATCTGCACACACACTGCATCGTCTTCAACGCGACGTTCGATCCTGTGGAGTATCGGTGGAAGGCTCTCCAAAATTACGAACTCTTGCGCGCCCGGAAGTTCGCCGAGAATGCCTACTATCACGAACTCGCGCGCGAATTGCGTGGGTTCGGCTACCAGATTTGCAACCGGGCGCGCGGAGACTTTCAAGTTGAGGGAGTTTCGGACGAGCTCTGTGAGCGGTTTTCAAAACGGCGCGCGGAGATTGACAGAGCATTGGTAAAGCTGTTGGAGGAAAAGCCCGAAATCGCGGGCGGAGACGTGATGGCCACTCGTCGGCTGCTTGCGACGGCAGAACGGGCACGCAAGCAGCGAGACTTGAGCCGGGACGAATTGCTGACCTTGTGGGAATCGCAGTTGACGCGAGAGGAGCGGCAAGCAATCAGCCGCCTGCGTAATCAGTCCACGCAAAGTTTATCGGACGGAAGCCGGGTGTCCTTGGCCGATGCCGTGCAATGGGCAGAGGAACATTTGTTTGACCGAAACTCCGTCGTGCTTGAGTGCCAGTTGTGGCAGGAGGCACTGGGCCGCGCGCGAGGCGAGTCTTTCTCGGTGTCTGAACTGACGGATTTCACCCGGCAGCGCGGTTACATCCGGGACGAAGCGCGCCCGGGAGAAGTGACGTTGCGTGAAGTGCTGCTGCGCGAATGGGAGATTGTTCAAACCGCGAAAGAAGGCGTCGGCGATTCCTGGCCGCTGGTCACGAATCCGCGTCCGGTGAATGCACAACTCGACGGCGAACAACGTCAGGCACTCGATGCTTTGCTTTCCTCGACCAATGCCGTGGCCATTTTTAGAGGCGGCGCGGGCACTGGCAAAAGTTTCGTTCTGCGCGAACTCGCCGAGCAACTTCAACATTCGGGCCTTCGAGTCGTCGTCCTCGCCCCGCAACGTCAGCAAGTCGTGGACATGGAGAAGGCCGGGCTGCCGTCACCGTCAACAATCGCAAGTTTTCTCCTCAAACGTGAACTCGCCGAGAGCGCGGTCGTGGTCGTGGACGAAGCTGGGCAGATTGGTGGACGGCAGATGCTCGAACTGCTGCGCCTGGCTCGCGAACGGAATGCGCGCGTAATCCTTTCCGGCGACACGCGACAGCATGGGGCGGTCGAGGCTTCGGATGCTCTGCTCGCAATCGAGCGACACTCCGGCGTTCGTCCGGTCGAACTGCACAAGATTCGCCGGCAAGACCCGGCGCTTGGCAAGGACTCCGATGAACGCACTCGGATCAGGCAGTATCGGAAAGCTGTCGAATCAGCGGCGGCTGGGAAGTTGAGCGAATCGTTTGAAAGGCTCGACAAGATGGGCGCAGTCGTAGCCTGCGGCCTGGGCACTCAAGCCGACAAACTTGCCGAGGAATATATCCATCTCGCAGAGCAAAGCGCTTCGGCGGTCGTGGTTTCGCAGACCTGGGCGGAAGTTCATCACGTCAACTCGCGCGTGCGCGATGCGCTGAAGGCAAAGGGATTGCTCGGCCGAAACGACACAACGGTTCAGGCGCTGGACAAGCTCGACCTGACGAACGCGCAGAAGCGCGATGAACGATTTTACCCGGATGATGCTGTCGTGATATTCAATCAGAAGATCCGCGAAGCCGAGCCAGGCGCAAAAGGAAAGCTGGCCGGCATCGTGAAATCTGGAGTGTTGGTCGAGGTCGGCGGGCGTTTCGTCACCGTGTCGAACAAGATGCTCGACCGTATTTCGGTGTGTCAGCTTCGCGAACTGGCACTTGCCGCTGGTGACCGCCTGCACCTGAAAGCAAATCGCAAACTGGCTTCCGGTGGTCGCGTCACCAATGGCGAACTGGTGGCGGTGAAAGCGGTTCGTCCTGATGGCGCAATTGAACTCACCGACGGCCGCGTCCTGGATTCGAACTTTCGTGAATTCCTCCCCGGCTACGCCGTCACTTCATACGGTTCGCAAGGTAAGACGGTGGATTACGTCCTGTTCTCCGATTCGACCATTAAGGCGGCAACAAACTCCCAGCAATGGTATGTGACGATTTCGCGCGGACGACGCGGCATTCGCATCTTCACACCGGACAAGGAACAACTCCGCGAGAATATGACTCGCTCCGGCCACAGGCCGTTGGCGTTGGAACTCGCGCCCAGGGTCGCGCCCCGGCGCGGTGCTCGCCTTTGGGATCGCCTTCACGGCTACATGCTTCGCTTCGGTCGTCGCGCGGCGGACAGTTTCTGCCGCCTCAAGCTGTCTCGTCGTCACCACAATCAACCCACACAAACACATGAGCACAAAATCACCCGAATGTTGGGCGAGCGATCCGAACGCTCGCGCGGTCAAAGTCGAACTGTCGGCTGA
- a CDS encoding cobalamin-binding protein yields the protein MNHPRIVSFLPAATEMVYALSLGDQLVGVSHECDFPAAAKMKPVIVRPALALEKMSLREIDVAVAERIRSGGSLYQVDENLLCELKPDLILTQHLCQVCATSGNDLTVALKLLQPKPESLWMTPHSLAEIFENIRELGQATGRSNAAETFIIERCERLEKIAALTNNISRRPRVFCMEWADPVYCAGHWVPEMVELAGGIDALARKGTDSVRIQWTDVLKWSPEILIFSPCGFNLEKTLEQVSHLESQPGWSELPAVRSGRVYAVDANSYFARPGPRVVDGVELLAHLIHPELFDWNGPDDAFRAISTSNATPDPLRSASGFRTPVQCVEPPKPFGRDSGHQFRLSANG from the coding sequence ATGAACCACCCGCGCATTGTTTCCTTTCTGCCCGCCGCGACCGAGATGGTGTATGCGCTGAGTCTCGGCGACCAGCTCGTCGGCGTCTCGCATGAATGTGATTTTCCGGCGGCGGCAAAAATGAAACCCGTCATCGTCCGGCCTGCGCTCGCTTTGGAAAAAATGAGCCTGCGCGAAATCGATGTCGCGGTGGCTGAACGCATCCGCAGTGGCGGCAGCCTTTATCAAGTGGACGAAAATCTATTGTGTGAACTGAAACCGGATTTGATTCTGACGCAACACTTGTGTCAGGTCTGCGCCACGTCGGGCAATGATTTGACGGTCGCGCTGAAATTGCTCCAGCCCAAGCCGGAAAGTTTGTGGATGACGCCGCACTCGCTGGCGGAGATTTTTGAAAACATCCGCGAGTTAGGCCAGGCCACTGGACGGTCAAACGCAGCGGAGACATTCATCATCGAACGCTGCGAACGGCTGGAAAAAATCGCCGCACTAACCAATAACATTTCCCGCCGACCGCGCGTGTTCTGCATGGAATGGGCTGATCCGGTTTATTGCGCCGGACATTGGGTGCCGGAAATGGTTGAACTCGCCGGTGGCATTGACGCGCTGGCGCGCAAGGGAACGGATTCCGTGCGCATCCAATGGACGGACGTTTTGAAATGGTCGCCTGAAATCCTGATTTTCTCGCCGTGCGGATTCAATCTTGAGAAAACGCTCGAACAAGTTTCACATCTGGAATCGCAGCCGGGCTGGTCGGAACTTCCGGCGGTTCGCAGCGGACGAGTTTATGCCGTGGACGCGAATTCTTATTTTGCCCGGCCCGGCCCACGCGTCGTTGATGGCGTTGAACTGCTCGCGCATTTGATTCATCCGGAATTATTTGACTGGAATGGCCCGGACGATGCCTTTCGCGCGATTTCAACGTCGAATGCCACTCCCGACCCGCTCCGTTCCGCTTCCGGTTTCAGAACGCCCGTTCAGTGCGTGGAACCTCCAAAACCATTCGGCCGGGATTCAGGACATCAATTTCGACTCAGTGCCAATGGGTGA
- a CDS encoding DUF1289 domain-containing protein codes for MSEDKTVCTGCHRSLSEIANRRVLTDAEKIRVVAAAQAREATSESKTTFEQIP; via the coding sequence ATGTCGGAAGACAAAACTGTCTGCACCGGCTGCCATCGGTCGTTGTCTGAAATTGCCAACCGGAGAGTCTTGACTGACGCAGAAAAGATTCGGGTCGTCGCCGCGGCACAGGCAAGAGAGGCGACTTCGGAAAGCAAGACAACCTTTGAGCAAATCCCATGA
- a CDS encoding diphthine--ammonia ligase → MVKKKIIFCWSGGKDSALALNRILRDEHYEVVSLLTTCNEHFQRVSMHGVRLKLLDAQAEAIGLPLEKVFVSQRSSNEEYQKKMSACLLAHKARGVTGCVFGDIFLEDLKRWREENLARVGLHGIFPLWKIDSRELIREFISLGFGSVICCANDAYLGEDAVGRNIDADFIATLPPEVDPCGENGEFHSFAFAGPVFKQPVRFTVGEKVYRPVEVTHLSDSNSSYVCPSSPRRTKGFWFCDLLPDKTETN, encoded by the coding sequence ATGGTCAAAAAGAAAATCATCTTCTGTTGGAGCGGCGGCAAAGATTCCGCGCTCGCGCTGAACCGCATTTTGCGCGACGAACATTATGAAGTTGTCTCGCTGCTCACGACGTGCAATGAGCATTTCCAGCGCGTCTCCATGCACGGCGTGCGGCTGAAATTGCTCGACGCGCAGGCCGAAGCCATCGGCCTGCCGCTTGAGAAAGTCTTCGTCAGCCAGCGCAGTTCCAACGAAGAGTATCAGAAAAAAATGTCCGCCTGCCTGCTCGCGCACAAGGCGCGCGGCGTCACTGGCTGCGTCTTCGGTGACATTTTTCTCGAAGACCTCAAGCGCTGGCGCGAGGAAAATCTGGCGCGCGTCGGCCTGCACGGGATTTTCCCACTTTGGAAAATTGATTCGCGCGAATTGATCCGTGAATTCATTTCGCTCGGCTTCGGTTCGGTCATCTGCTGCGCGAACGATGCGTATCTCGGCGAAGATGCCGTGGGCCGGAACATTGACGCAGACTTTATCGCCACGCTGCCGCCGGAAGTTGATCCCTGCGGCGAGAACGGTGAGTTCCATTCGTTCGCCTTCGCCGGGCCGGTTTTCAAACAGCCGGTGCGGTTTACAGTCGGCGAAAAAGTTTATCGCCCGGTTGAAGTGACACATCTGAGCGATTCCAATTCATCCTACGTCTGCCCGTCCAGTCCGCGCCGCACGAAGGGCTTTTGGTTTTGCGATTTGCTACCTGATAAAACTGAAACAAATTAA
- a CDS encoding DUF433 domain-containing protein produces the protein MSVVATQVEIGDMISRTPGIKGGTPHLAGTGVTVRTIVRWHHSGLLPEEIAIRIGHISLAQVHVALAFYYANQEAMDREMAEEEAESDRIEREHLARQRQAAVQK, from the coding sequence ATGAGCGTTGTTGCAACTCAAGTTGAAATCGGAGACATGATCTCTCGCACGCCGGGGATCAAGGGCGGTACGCCGCATCTGGCCGGGACCGGCGTCACCGTTCGCACCATCGTCCGGTGGCATCATTCCGGGCTATTGCCGGAGGAAATCGCAATTCGGATCGGGCACATCTCGTTGGCTCAGGTGCATGTAGCCCTGGCGTTTTATTACGCCAATCAGGAAGCCATGGACCGCGAAATGGCCGAGGAAGAAGCTGAGTCGGACCGGATTGAGCGTGAGCACCTGGCGCGGCAGCGGCAGGCGGCGGTACAGAAATGA
- a CDS encoding DUF5615 family PIN-like protein, with protein MTIRLYLDEDSSDTDLLKALRLRSVDVVSTAEVGMLKQSDEEQLGWAAENQRVVYSSNRRDFYRIHSDWMRDGRSHSGIILGHQQRYSIGEQTYRLLRLIHRFTAEEMQNRVEFLSNWGSTI; from the coding sequence ATGACCATTCGGCTCTACCTGGACGAAGATTCCAGTGACACAGATTTGCTGAAAGCGTTGCGCTTGCGCTCGGTGGACGTTGTCTCGACCGCGGAAGTTGGCATGCTGAAGCAGTCAGACGAAGAACAGCTTGGCTGGGCCGCCGAAAACCAGCGGGTTGTTTATAGTTCAAACCGGCGCGACTTCTACCGGATTCATTCGGATTGGATGCGAGACGGAAGAAGCCATTCCGGTATCATTCTGGGACACCAGCAACGCTACTCCATCGGCGAGCAAACATATCGCTTGTTGCGTCTGATTCACAGATTCACCGCCGAAGAAATGCAAAACCGCGTGGAATTCCTTAGCAATTGGGGCAGCACTATTTGA
- a CDS encoding ABC transporter ATP-binding protein: MSFEVRQGEVVGVIGRNGAGKSTLLKILSRITEPTEGRVRIKGRVASLLEVGTGFHPELTGRENIFLNGAILGMHRAEIKRKFDEIVAFAEVEKFLDTPVKRYSSGMYVRLAFAVAAHLQPQILLMDEVLAVGDKAFQKKCIGRMEQIASEGKTVLIVSHSMSTVKALCSRAMLLEAGRIKAIGPVDAIVGEYLSSNQADVAEKVVADEDHYVIGSKAIRVRRVRLLDPPVNNFSVYWRQPIRVALEIEVTKPVARVAFGAGIRALDGTHIFHVHHEDDRSKPLWDFEPGHYLIELTLDNPLRPGLYKLHFGADIEHIEMKLIFGVDAVTLEVLDHSKEGLVPKHSNSGLVNGDSVWKSPKRI, translated from the coding sequence GTGAGCTTTGAAGTGCGCCAGGGCGAAGTGGTGGGCGTCATCGGACGCAACGGGGCGGGGAAAAGCACGCTGCTCAAAATCCTGAGCCGCATTACCGAGCCGACGGAGGGAAGGGTGCGGATCAAAGGACGCGTGGCGAGTTTGCTGGAAGTGGGGACGGGGTTTCATCCGGAACTGACAGGGCGGGAAAACATCTTTTTGAACGGGGCGATTTTGGGAATGCACCGGGCGGAGATTAAACGGAAGTTCGACGAGATTGTGGCGTTTGCGGAGGTGGAAAAGTTCCTGGACACACCTGTGAAACGTTACAGCAGCGGCATGTATGTGCGGCTGGCGTTTGCGGTGGCAGCGCATCTGCAACCACAAATCCTGCTAATGGATGAAGTGCTGGCGGTGGGAGACAAAGCGTTTCAAAAAAAATGCATTGGCCGCATGGAACAAATCGCGAGCGAAGGCAAGACGGTCCTGATCGTGAGCCACAGTATGAGCACCGTCAAAGCGCTTTGCTCGCGCGCTATGTTGCTGGAAGCTGGCCGGATCAAGGCCATCGGGCCGGTGGACGCCATTGTGGGTGAATATCTCAGCAGCAACCAAGCGGACGTTGCCGAGAAAGTGGTTGCCGACGAGGACCACTATGTGATCGGCAGCAAAGCCATTCGCGTGCGACGGGTCCGGTTACTGGACCCGCCCGTGAACAATTTCTCCGTTTACTGGCGGCAGCCGATCCGGGTGGCGCTCGAAATTGAAGTCACAAAACCTGTTGCGCGTGTAGCGTTTGGCGCGGGCATTCGCGCGCTTGACGGGACGCATATCTTCCATGTCCATCACGAAGACGACCGTTCCAAGCCGCTGTGGGACTTCGAACCGGGCCACTACCTCATCGAGCTGACGCTCGATAATCCTCTGAGGCCCGGCCTCTACAAGCTGCACTTTGGAGCCGACATCGAGCATATCGAGATGAAGCTCATCTTCGGTGTGGACGCCGTGACGCTGGAGGTCTTGGATCATTCAAAGGAGGGTTTGGTGCCTAAGCACTCCAACTCAGGCCTCGTCAACGGCGATTCCGTCTGGAAATCCCCAAAGCGAATCTGA